One window of the Daphnia pulex isolate KAP4 chromosome 8, ASM2113471v1 genome contains the following:
- the LOC124199752 gene encoding adhesive plaque matrix protein-like → MIVARSLIFTILILGILDITDAISHKRGKGRRIIPSVQAYQNQNLPTQQLPQLHVPHNNYHTPSNVYSTASAQRQLPVRPAAPRPGIVVFGVGPNSLQIPNHYSNFPETSFQSGKSIPPSLQNTKAANPALKTNPTISVNPKSTVTYQQNINPAKSPYPVQQAQLTKPHQYGKKLPTDNQHHKSQSKSAVSNVSVVKLPETVPVYISPLKSTIYASAYVSDSASYPEHNSYSKGETLKYQTTQPSISKPTVSSTYKETKAYPSTEIYLKTPTKSEITTPSSAAEVSECYAQKEHSYTEKKEYNVDKIKLKYSGYSETPSSKYVKSSPATENKKKEDIPKSLYSTPQYKTVSDKPSTSKPHDVSNVEKEKSKTIVYPIPQSYKKAESLSDYEEKKKLDAPSYVSSSSHGTQEQKPSKESYDKKLSQVSHVDESEPKVSVPSASLSHKEVDSSPDTENKKKFNSPSLPSFSSEEKPSSEPYKKNKESNTSESKNPGYSAPGFYREIESLLPHTEDTKKQNVPNYVPTSKPYQPKSASISPVTKSPYSTQELKSYPQTESPSVLLTKATAPLKYSTESTTKTTTKTYKIPPQERTSSYYSTTSRYEESTTHSSLATSTHLTQRGYTSPTSYEQSPISTTQGQSDSNQYPAKAYNMKPTSVLVPGETPYVSYANTGPSSVDKSNDRVYVISDPVEHENSYQKQGNSPSYQSGTSTDQYLSVDVRPSSANPVLTEYSSIEKSSSSTNYPTISTGNKSNYKTQPIESPADYLSTYNSKLNEKADSSKSFAAIAENYKTGDHDGSESEGDYSAIPGEPGTDYPIFSELPNNQFNCSEQRLPGYYADVTARCQVFHICLGDRQWSFLCPNGTIFSQEHFVCVWWYEFDCSKATGLYDLNEKLFVISSGEQQNDEDKYENKQYPNSAVSKTLTKSDEDYRSTNTKEERDFEAYN, encoded by the exons ATGATTGTGGCCAGATCGTTGATTTTCACCATCTTAATTTTGG gaATACTTGACATCACAGACGCCATTTCACAC aaaagaggaaaaggtcGTCGGATTATACCTTCGGTTCAAGCCTATCAGAATCAAAATTTGCCAACTCAACAACTACCACAACTACACGTTCCACACAACAATTATCACACTCCCTCGAACGTTTATTCAACAGCTTCGGCACAAAGACAATTGCCTGTTCGCCCAGCTGCCCCGAGACCTGGAATAGTAGTATTTGGTGTTGGGCCAAATTCCCTTCAAATACCTAACCATTACTCCAATTTCCCTGAAACGTCCTTCCAGAGTGGAAAATCAATTCCTCCATCACTGCAAAACACAAAGGCAGCGAATCCCGCATTAAAGACAAATCCGACCATATCCGTAAACCCTAAATCGACAGTAACGTATCAACAAAATATCAATCCTGCAAAATCACCCTATCCTGTCCAGCAAGCTCAACTTACGAAACCCCACCAATATGGAAAAAAGCTTCCCACGGATAATCAACACCACAAAAGTCAATCAAAGTCTGCAGTTTCTAATGTCTCTGTTGTCAAGTTGCCAGAAACCGTTCCAGTCTACATTTCCCCTTTAAAATCAACGATTTATGCATCTGCGTACGTATCTGATTCTGCGAGCTATCCAGAACATAATTCATATTCAAAAGGAGAAACGTTAAAATACCAGACGACCCAACCATCCATTTCAAAACCTACTGTTTCTTCTACCTATAAGGAAACAAAAGCCTACCCATCAAccgaaatttatttgaagacACCCACAAAATCAGAGATTACAACACCATCCTCCGCAGCTGAAGTAAGTGAATGTTATGCACAGAAAGAACATTCTTAtactgaaaagaaagaatataatgtggacaaaataaagttaaagTATTCAGGTTATTCTGAAACCCCATCATCGAAATATGTGAAATCTTCGCCCGCTAccgaaaacaagaagaaagaagatatcCCCAAATCTCTTTATTCCACACCACAATACAAAACCGTGAGTGATAAACCTTCAACGAGTAAACCACATGATGTTTCAAatgtagagaaagaaaaatcgaaaacaaTAGTTTATCCTATTCCTCAGTCCTACAAGAAAGCCGAGTCTCTGTCAGAttacgaagaaaagaagaaacttgatGCCCCATCTTACGTTTCAAGTAGTTCTCATGGCACACAGGAACAAAAACCTTCAAAAGAATCTTATGACAAAAAGCTATCACAAGTGTCGCATGTGGACGAAAGTGAACCAAAGGTTTCAGTTCCTTCTGCCTCCCTCTCCCACAAGGAAGTTGATTCTTCTCCGGACactgaaaataagaagaaatttaattcCCCGAGTCTTCCTTCTTTTAGCTCGGAAGAAAAACCCTCAAGTGAACcttacaaaaagaataaagaatctAACACCAGTGAAAGCAAAAATCCAGGTTATTCTGCCCCAGGATTCTACAGAGAAATCGAGTCTCTATTACCACATACCGAAGatactaaaaaacaaaatgttccaAATTACGTTCCTACTTCAAAACCTTACCAACCAAAGTCTGCGTCTATTTCTCCAGTGACCAAATCGCCATATTCCACACAAGAATTAAAGTCTTATCCTCAAACCGAGTCACCATCAGTTCTTTTGACTAAGGCCACGGCGCCGTTGAAATACTCAACTGAGTCTACAACTAAAACCACAACTAAAACATATAAAATTCCTCCCCAAGAGAGAACATCATCCTATTACAGTACTACATCTAGGTATGAGGAATCCACCACCCATTCCTCATTGGCGACATCTACACATTTAACACAAAGGGGATACACCAGCCCTACTTCTTATGAGCAGAGTCCAATTTCAACTACTCAAGGACAAAGCGACAGTAATCAATATCCTGCTAAGGCTTACAACATGAAACCAACTTCAGTGCTTGTTCCTGGTGAAACACCTTATGTTAGTTATGCCAATACTGGTCCAAGTTCTGTGGATAAGTCAAACGATCGAGTTTATGTCATTTCCGACCCAGTGGAACATGAGAATTCCTATCAGAAGCAAGGAAATTCTCCTAGTTATCAATCTGGTACCAGTACAGACCAGTATCTATCAGTTGATGTTAGGCCGTCTTCAGCCAACCCAGTTTTGACTGAGTATTCGTCTATTGAAAAAAGCTCAAGTTCCACAAATTATCCAACAATCAGCACGGGAAATAAGTCAAATTATAAAACCCAACCCATTGAATCACCTGCTGATTATCTTTCCACTTACAACTCTAAACTAAACGAAAAAGCTGACTCATCCAAATCTTTTGCAGCTATCGCAGAGAACTATAAAACTGGCGACCACGATGGATCTGAAAGTGAGGGAGATTACTCTGCGATTCCGGGAGAGCCTGGAACCGATTATCCCATCTTTTCTGAACTTCCaaacaatcaatttaattGTTCAGAGCAACGTCTGCCAGGCTATTATGCCGATGTAACTGCCCGTTGTCAAGTTTTCCATATTTGTTTAGGGGATCGTCAATGGAGCTTCCTCTGTCCAAACGGAACTATTTTTAGTCAGGAACATTTCGTCTGTGTTTGGTGGTATGAATTCGATTGCTCCAAAGCAACAGGTCTCTACGATTTAAACGAGAAACTTTTTGTGATCTCCTCTGGCGAACAACAAAACGACGAGgataaatatgaaaacaaacaatatccGAACTCTGCAGTCAGCAAAACTTTAACAAAATCTGATGAAGATTACCGGTCAACTAATACTAAAGAAGAGCGTGATTTTGAGGCATACAACTGA
- the LOC124199745 gene encoding adhesive plaque matrix protein-like has protein sequence MFAARPLVFTILVLGILDITDAISHKRGKGRRIIPSVQAYQNQNLPTQQLPQLHVPHNNYHTPSNVYSTASAQRQLPVRPAAPRPGIVVFGVGPNSLQIPNHYSNFPETSFQSGKSIPPSMQNTKAANPALKTNPTISVNPKSTVTYQQNIDPAKSPYPVQQAQLTKPHQYGKKLPTDNQHHKSQSQSAVSNVSVVKLPETVPVYISPLKSTIYASAYVSDSASYPEHNSYSKGETLKYQTTQPSISKPTVSSTYKETKAYPSTEIYLKTPTKSEITTPSSAAEVSESYAQKEHSYTEKKEYNVDKIKLKYSGYSETPSSKYVKSSPATENKKKEDIPKSLYSTPQYKTVSDKPSTSKPHDVSNVEKEKSKTIVYPIPQSYKKAESLSDYEEKKKLDAPSYVSSSSHGTQEQKPSKESYDKKLSQVSHVDESEPKVSVPSASLSHKEVDSSPDTENKKKFNSPSLPSFSSEEKPSSEPYKKNKESNTSESKNPGYSAPGFYREIESLLPHTEDTKKQNVPNYVPTSKPYQPKSASISPVTKSPYSTQELKSYPQTESPSVLLTKATAPLKYSTESTTKTTTKTYKIPPQERTSSYYSTTSRYEESTTHSSLATSTHLTQRGYTSPTSYEQSPISTTQGQSDSNQYPAKAYNMKPTSVLVPGETPYVSYANTGPSSVDKSNDRVYVISDPVEHENSYQKQGNSPSYQSGTSTDQYLSVDVRPSSANPVLTEYSSIEKSSSSTNYPTISTGNKSNYKTQPIESPADYLSTYNSKLNEKADSSKSFAAIAENYKTGDHDGSESEGDYSAIPGEPGTDYPIFSELPNNQFNCSEQRLPGYYADVTARCQVFHICLGDRQWSFLCPNGTIFSQEHFVCVWWYEFDCSKATGLYDLNEKLFVISSGEQQNDEDKYENKQYPNSAVSKTLTKSDEDYRSTNTKEERDFEAYN, from the exons ATGTTCGCGGCCAGACCTTTGGTTTTCACCATCTTGGTTTTAG gaATACTTGACATCACAGACGCCATTTCACAC aaaagaggaaaaggtcGTCGGATTATACCTTCGGTTCAAGCCTATCAGAATCAAAATTTGCCAACTCAACAACTACCACAACTACACGTTCCACACAACAATTATCACACTCCCTCGAACGTTTATTCAACAGCTTCGGCACAAAGACAATTGCCTGTTCGCCCAGCTGCCCCGAGACCTGGAATAGTAGTATTTGGTGTTGGGCCAAATTCCCTTCAAATACCTAACCATTACTCCAATTTCCCTGAAACGTCCTTCCAGAGTGGAAAATCAATTCCTCCATCAATGCAAAACACAAAGGCAGCGAATCCCGCATTAAAGACAAATCCGACCATATCCGTAAACCCTAAATCGACAGTAACGTATCAACAAAATATCGATCCTGCAAAATCACCCTATCCTGTCCAGCAAGCTCAACTTACGAAACCCCACCAATATGGAAAAAAGCTTCCCACGGATAATCAACACCACAAAAGTCAATCTCAGTCTGCAGTTTCTAATGTCTCTGTTGTCAAGTTGCCAGAAACCGTTCCAGTCTACATTTCCCCTTTAAAATCAACGATTTATGCATCTGCGTACGTATCTGATTCTGCGAGCTATCCAGAACATAATTCATATTCAAAAGGAGAAACGTTAAAATACCAGACGACCCAACCATCCATTTCAAAACCTACTGTTTCTTCTACCTATAAGGAAACAAAAGCCTACCCATCAAccgaaatttatttgaagacACCCACAAAATCAGAGATTACAACACCATCCTCCGCAGCTGAAGTAAGTGAATCTTATGCACAGAAAGAACATTCTTAtactgaaaagaaagaatataatgTGGACAAAATCAAGTTAAAGTATTCAGGTTATTCTGAAACCCCATCATCGAAATATGTGAAATCTTCGCCCGCTAccgaaaacaagaagaaagaagatatcCCCAAATCTCTTTATTCCACACCACAATACAAAACCGTGAGTGATAAACCTTCAACGAGTAAACCACATGATGTTTCAAatgtagagaaagaaaaatcgaaaacaaTAGTTTATCCTATTCCTCAGTCCTACAAGAAAGCCGAGTCTCTGTCAGAttacgaagaaaagaagaaacttgatGCCCCATCTTACGTTTCAAGTAGTTCTCATGGCACACAGGAACAAAAACCTTCAAAAGAATCTTATGACAAAAAGCTATCACAAGTGTCGCATGTGGACGAAAGTGAACCAAAGGTTTCAGTTCCTTCTGCCTCCCTCTCCCACAAGGAAGTTGATTCTTCTCCGGACactgaaaataagaagaaatttaattcCCCGAGTCTTCCTTCTTTTAGCTCGGAAGAAAAACCCTCAAGTGAACcttacaaaaagaataaagaatctAACACCAGTGAAAGCAAAAATCCAGGTTATTCTGCCCCAGGATTCTACAGAGAAATCGAGTCTCTATTACCACATACCGAAGatactaaaaaacaaaatgttccaAATTACGTTCCTACTTCAAAACCTTACCAACCAAAGTCTGCGTCTATTTCTCCAGTGACCAAATCGCCATATTCCACACAAGAATTAAAGTCTTATCCTCAAACCGAGTCACCATCAGTTCTTTTGACTAAGGCCACGGCGCCGTTGAAATACTCAACTGAGTCTACAACTAAAACCACAACTAAAACATATAAAATTCCTCCCCAAGAGAGAACATCATCCTATTACAGTACTACATCTAGGTATGAGGAATCCACCACCCATTCCTCATTGGCGACATCTACACATTTAACACAAAGGGGATACACCAGCCCTACTTCTTATGAGCAGAGTCCAATTTCAACTACTCAAGGACAAAGCGACAGTAATCAATATCCTGCTAAGGCTTACAACATGAAACCAACTTCAGTGCTTGTTCCTGGTGAAACACCTTATGTTAGTTATGCCAATACTGGTCCAAGTTCTGTGGATAAGTCAAACGATCGAGTTTATGTCATTTCCGACCCAGTGGAACATGAGAATTCCTATCAGAAGCAAGGAAATTCTCCTAGTTATCAATCTGGTACCAGTACAGACCAGTATCTATCAGTTGATGTTAGGCCGTCTTCAGCCAACCCAGTTTTGACTGAGTATTCGTCTATTGAAAAAAGCTCAAGTTCCACAAATTATCCAACAATCAGCACGGGAAATAAGTCAAATTATAAAACCCAACCCATTGAATCACCTGCTGATTATCTTTCCACTTACAACTCTAAACTAAACGAAAAAGCTGACTCATCCAAATCTTTTGCAGCTATCGCAGAGAACTATAAAACTGGCGACCACGATGGATCTGAAAGTGAGGGAGATTACTCTGCGATTCCGGGAGAGCCTGGAACCGATTATCCCATCTTTTCTGAACTTCCaaacaatcaatttaattGTTCAGAGCAACGTCTGCCAGGCTATTATGCCGATGTAACTGCCCGTTGTCAAGTTTTCCATATTTGTTTAGGGGATCGTCAATGGAGCTTCCTCTGTCCAAACGGAACTATTTTTAGTCAGGAACATTTCGTCTGTGTTTGGTGGTATGAATTCGATTGCTCCAAAGCAACAGGTCTCTACGATTTAAACGAGAAACTTTTTGTGATCTCCTCTGGCGAACAACAAAACGACGAGgataaatatgaaaacaaacaatatccGAACTCTGCAGTCAGCAAAACTTTAACAAAATCTGATGAAGATTACCGGTCAACTAATACTAAAGAAGAGCGTGATTTTGAGGCATACAACTGA